The Achromobacter deleyi region CCGGCCACGATTTCCGTTCTGGCGGTCGTCCCGTGTTCACGCAGCTTGAATAGCTTCTCCAGCATTCGAGTCCCCAATGTGTTTGCAGGCTTGCAGGTTGTGGCGAGAGGGGCCGGACAGCCCTCCGCATATTCAGAAACACGCGTATTTTCGCATCAGTTGTAAACTCTGCCGCCATGATTATTCTCGGCTTTGAAAGCTCCTGCGACGAAACCGGTGTCGCAGCCGTTTGTACGGAACGCGGTCTGCTTGCGCACGCGCTGCATACCCAGATCGCCATGCACCAGGAATATGGGGGCGTGGTGCCCGAACTCGCCTCGCGCGACCATATCCGCCGTGTCGTGCCCCTGACCCGCCAAGTGCTCGAAGAGGCCGGCCTGCAGATGTCCGACATCGGCGCGGTGGCCTATACGGCCGGGCCGGGCCTGGCCGGCGCCTTGCTGGTCGGCGCCAGCGTGGCGCAGTCCTTCGCCTGGTCGCGCCATCTTCCCGCCATAGGCATCCATCACCTTGAAGGCCATCTGCTGTCGCCGATGCTGGCCGATCCGCGGCCCGACTTCCCGTTCATCGCCTTGCTGGTGTCCGGCGGCCACACGCAGCTGATGCGCGTGGATGGCGTGGGTCGCTATGAATTGCTGGGCGAAACGCTGGATGACGCCGCGGGCGAGGCCTTCGACAAGTCCGCCAAGCTGATGGGCCTGGGCTACCCCGGCGGCCCTGCGCTCGCCAGGCTGGCCGGCAGCGGCGACGCCTCGCGCTTCGAGCTGCCACGGCCCATGCTGCACAGCGGGGATCTGGATTTCAGCTTCAGCGGCCTGAAAACGGCCGTGCTGACCCGCGTCAAGGCAGCGGAGCAGGCGGGCGGGCTGGACGATCAGGCTCGCGCCGATCTTGCCGCGGCCACCCAGGGAGCCATCGTGGACGTGCTGGCGGCCAAGGCCATCCGCGCGCTGAAACAGACTGGCCTGCGCAGGCTGGTGGTGGCGGGCGGGGTGGGTGCAAACCAGCTGCTGCGCGCCAAGCTGGACGCCGCGCTCAAGCCCTTGAAGGCCCGTGCCTATTTCCCGCCGCTGGAACTGTGCACCGACAATGGCGCCATGATCGCGTTCGCGGCGGCGGAGCGGGTCAAGGCGGGTCTGGTGCGACTGGATCCCGATGCGCACAGCTTCACGGTGAAGCCGCGCTGGGACCTGGCGGATATCGCCTGAAACGCAATGGGCGGCCTGGCCGCCCGTTGTCCGCTTATTTTTTCTTGCCGCCGCCGATGCGGCTTTCCGTGCCCTGGATCAGGCGGGTGATGTTGGCGCGATGGCGGTAGAACAGCAGCACGCCGATGACCGCCAGCGCCACGGCCATGGGCGGCTGCGCATGCCAGGCCAGGCCGGATCCGAAAACGTAATAGACGGGGGCGAAGAATGCCGCCACCAGCGAGGCCAGCGAGGAATAGCGGAAGAACACGGCAATGATGAGCCAGGTGGCCGCCGTGGCGACGGCCAGCCAGGGCTGGATCGCCACCAGCACGCCGAGCGCGGTCGCCACGCCCTTGCCGCCCTTGAAGCCCAGGAACACCGGGTACAGGTGGCCCACGAAGGCGGCCAGCGCCACCAGCGCCAAGGCCACGGGGGCGATGCCCGGCGCCAGTTGCTCGGCCAGCCAGATCGCGAACCATCCCTTGGCCGCGTCACCCAGCAGCGTCAGCGCGGCGGCCGTTTTGTTGCCGGTGCGCAGCACATTGGTGGCGCCGGGGTTCTTCGAGCCGTAGCTGCGGGGATCCTGCAGCCCCATGAGCTTGCTGACCACCACGGCGAACGGCACCGAGCCGATCAGGTAGGCCAGCAGGACAAGCGCAGCGGTGAACGCCAGGGAGGGTTCGGTGATCGCCATGGAAAGGGAATCCGTTGTTGTAGTAATGGCTGCGGATTCTACCGCGCCCGGGGCGCGGACCGGGTTCGGGTTATCGAGCGTGCCCCGCTGGCGCCAGGCAAGCAGGCGGACTGACGGGAGGCGGCTGCGGACGGTACAATCCGCAACGCCCACCTGCGTTTTATTTTCTTTCGGATGCACAATGCGAATTCTGGTTTCGAACGACGATGGTTACTCCGCCCCTGGCCTTGAAGCGCTGGTGGCTGCGCTGCAGGGCCTGGGCGACCTCACCGTTGTCGCGCCCGAGACCAATCACAGCGGCGCCTCCAACTCCCTGACGCTTAACCGTCCCTTGTCCGTGCGCACCGCCTCCAACGGTTTCATCGCCGTCAACGGCACGCCCTCCGATTGCGTGCACGTGGCGCTCACGGGCCTGATGGATACGCGCCCCGACCTGGTGGTGTCCGGCATCAACAACGGCGCCAACATGGGCGACGACACCCTGTATTCGGGCACCGTCGCCGCCGCCAGCGAAGGCTATCTGTTCGGCATACCGGCCATTGCGTTTTCGCTGGCCGAGAAGGGCTGGGAACACATCGATTCCGCCGCGCGCGCGGCCCGCGTGGTGGTGGAACGGCATCTGGCGCAGCCGCTGGCCGCGCCGGTGCTGCTCAACGTCAACATTCCCAGCCGCCGTTTCGAGGACATGCATGGCTTCGCGGTCACGCGGCTGGGCAAGCGGCATCCGTCGCAGCCGGTGGTGCGCACCACCACGCCCTATGGCGATACGGTGTACTGGATCGGGCCGGTCGGCCTGGCCGCCGACGCCACGCCCGGCACGGACTTCCACGCCGTCGAGCAGGGCACGGTGTCCGTCACGCCGCTGCGCCTGGACCTTACCCAGCACAGCCAGCTGGACGAAATCCGCACGTGGGCGGAGCCGCTATGCGTAAACGCATAAGCCAACCCGACGTGTCGCAAGCCGCGTCCGGCCGCTCCAGCTCGGTGCGCCATGACTCCGGACGCCTGAGTCCGGGCATCACGCCCGCCAACAGCAACACGCGCGTGTCCGCGGCCACCTTGCAGCGCCAGGCCCAGGCGCCCCAGCCTGCATCCGGCGGCAACCTCGGCCTGAATTCCGAACGCCTGCGCCAGGCGATGGTGCAGCGCTTGCGGTCGCAGGGCATCACCGACGAACGCGTGCTGAACGCCATGTCCGTCGTGCCGCGCCATCTGTTCGTGGACGAGGCGCTCGCCAGCCGCGCGTATGAAGACGCGGCGCTGCCCATCGGCCATTCGCAAACCATTTCCCAACCCTGGGTCGTGGCGCGCATGATCGCGGCGGCCTGCGAAGACCGCACGCCGACGCGCGTGCTCGAGGTCGGAGCGGGCTGCGGATACCAGGCCGCGGTGCTGGCGCAGTTCGTGCGCGACGTCCACACGATTGAACGCATCCGCGGACTCTACGAGCTGGCGCGCGAGCATCTGCGCGCCTTGCGGCTGACCACCAGGATCCGCCTGATCCATGGCGATGGCACCTTGGGGCTGCCCGGCGTGGCGCCTTTCGATGCTATTGTTGTGGCTGCCGCTGGCTTGTCCATCCCGCAAGCGCTGCTTACGCAGCTTGCGCCGGGCGGACGCCTGATCGCTCCCGAAGGGGGCTCGAACCAGCGCCTCGTTCTGATCGAACGCACAGGCGCGGCCAGCTGGAAACGTACCGAACTAGAGGCCGTGCGCTTTGTGCCGCTGCGGTCCGGAATACAATCTTGAGCAAACAGGAGAAACGTATGCTCAACGGGCAGTTGCAACTGACCGATATGAATATGGGCGCGTCCATGACGCGCCTGCGCCGCCCGCTCTTTGTAGTGGGGGTCCTCAGCCTTGCCATCCTGGCGGGCTGCGCATCAAAAGGTACTCGTGCCCCGGTGGTCGACATGACCGGCGGGCAACCCGCGTCGTCGGCCCCGTCCGGCAGCTACGTGGTCAAGCCGGGCGATACGCTCTACAAGATCGCTCGCGCCAACAACGCCGATATCGAGAACATCAAGCGCTGGAACAACATCACCGATCCCAACCAGATTTCGGTCGGGCAGGTACTGAAGATGTCCGGCGGTTCGGGTGGCGGCGCGCAAACCGCGCCGGTCGCCAGCGCGAAGCCCCAGCCGCGTCCGCTGGACCAGCCCGACACCTCGGTGCCGGCCACGACTTCGCCCGACGCCACGCCTACGCCGCCTCCGGTTCCGGTTGAAACCAAGCCTGCCACGCGCGCCGCGGATGCGGGCGTCATCAACTGGGCCTGGCCGGCGGGCGGACAGATCGTGCAAGGCTTCAATGCCAGCAGCAAGGGCATCGATATCTCCGGCGCCCTGGGCGACCCGATCATTGCCGCGGCCGACGGCCTGGTCAAGTACAGCGGCAACGGCGTGCGCGGCCTGGGCAACCTGATCATCGTCGAGCACCAGAACGGTTTCATCACCGCCTATGCGCATAACCGCGCCGTGCTCGTGAAGACGGGCCAGACGGTCAAGCGCGGCGCCAAGATCGCCGAACTCGGCCAGAGCGACACCACGTCGCCCCGCCTGCACTTCGAGATCCGCCGCCAAGGCACGCCCGTGGACCCGATGCAATACCTGCCGCCCAAATGACGCCTACCCTGGTATTCGACCTGGAAACCATTCCCGACGCCGAGGGGCTGCGCAAGCTCAACGGCTGGGGGGCGGACGTGCCGGACCAGGAAGTGGTCGAGCGCGCGCTTGCCGCGCGCCGCGAGGCCGTGGGCCATGATTTCCTGCCGCTGCACCTGCACAAGGTGGCGGTGGTGGGGTGCGTGTTCCGAGACGACCAGGGCTTTCGCGTCAAGACGCTGGGCCAGCCCGATGATCCCGAAGCCGCCTTGCTGGCGGGTTTCTTCAAGACCATCGAACGCTATACGCCCAAGCTCGTGAGCTGGAACGGCTCGGGCTTCGACCTGCCCGTGCTGCATTACCGCAGCCTGATCCAGGGCGTGCCCGCGCCGCGCTACTGGGACATGGGCGAAGAAGACCGCGACTTCAAGTTCAACAACTACATCGCCCGCTACCACACGCGCCATCTGGACCTGATGGACGTGCTGGCCAAGTACAACGGCCGCGCCAACGCGCCGCTGGACGAACTGGCCAAGCTTTGCGGCTTTCCAGGCAAGCTCGGCATGGACGGCAGCAAGGTCTGGGAGGCCTGGAGCCAGGGCCGCGCCGACGAGGTGCGCGCCTATTGCGAAACCGACGTGGTCAACACCTGGCTGGTGTACTGCCGCTTCCGGTTCCTGCGCGGCGAGCTGGACCGGACTTCCTACGACGCTGAAATCGCGCTGGTGCGCGACACGCTCAGCGCCAGCGACGCGCCGCACTGGAAGGAATATCTGGCGGCCTGGGACGCGAACTAGCCGCTGGACGGGGCAGGGCATGGCCCTTGCGCCAGGAACACGGAGCCTGAACGGCTCCGTGTTTGCGTCTGGCGGGCAAGCAATCGACTGAAACATGGCCGGCATAGTCGAAACCTGGATGAAACCGGCGAGATCGCACAATGGCCTCGCTTTCTTCACTTTCAGGAGACCTACATGTCCCGATTCGCTATCCGCTCCAATTTGGCCGCCCTTGCTATTGTCGCCGCGACGAGCAGTTTCGCGGCCGGCTCCGCCATGGCTGCTCCTCCTCCCGCTGACGGCGGCCCGGCCGCCATGCACGATGGCCACCGCGGTGGCGGTTTCCACAAAGGCATGCGCGACGGCCTGTTCATTCCCGGCCTGGGTCCGGTGTCCAAGGCCCAGGTCGCCGAACTGAAGCTCGACGCCAAGCAGGAAGCCTTGTTCAAGACGGCCCAGGATGGCCAGCGCAGCCTGCACGAAGCGATGCGCGCCAACGGCGGCAAGCGCCACGAACTGCTGAAGGCCCAGCTGGACAGCGGCAAGCTGGATCCGCGCGCGCTGGTGCAGCAATCCGAAAAGTCGCGGGATCAATTCGGGCCGCAAGCCAAGCAGGTGCGTGACCAGTGGCTGGCCGTCTGGGACAGCCTGAACGAGACCCAGCGCGGCCAGGTGACCAAGATCGTCAAGGAACGCGAAGCCCGCATGGCCGAGCGTCACGCCAAGATGGAAGGTCGTCATGGCAAGGGCAGGGGGGGCATGCCTCCCCCGCCGCCCGCCGCCGGCGACGTGCCGCCGCCGCCCGCGCCGCCGAAGGCCAACTAAACCCTGGACTACCGGGCGGATCCATCCTCCCGCCCTGAAACCCCGGACGCCCCCGCGTGCCGGGGTTTTTTTTGCGCCCGCACTGCCGTTTATGCGGCGCATGAACCAGTTTGGCGCGTGTTCCCCATCTTGAAGCATGGAGGATGCGCACGCCGGTTCAGGCCGCACCAGCATGGTGCGCCGTGGCGAGGGTTCCGCCTCCCGCCAGCTGTTCTGGCGCAATCCAAAGCTGGCACGGACATTGCTTCATGGAACAGGAGCCGGTAGTAACCAAGCGCTGCAAAGCCGGTCAGCTGGATGCGCCTCAGGCCGTCCGCCTCCTCGTTAAATTCGATCAGGACTCCGCACCATGAAGAAGACGTTGCTAGCCTTGCCTCTTGCGCTTGCCGCTTGTTTCGCCGCGACGGCGCAGGCCGAACCTACCGACCTGGGGGGCGGGTTTTCGCTCAGCGGTAACGCGACCATCGTCAGCGACTATCGTTTCCGCGGCTATTCGCAAACGGATTTCCGCCCCGCCGCGCAATTGGGCTTCGACCTGACCCACAGTTCCGGTTTCTACCTGGGCAACTGGAACTCCAACGTCTCCAGCTTCGTGTTCACCGACGGCAACCTGGAAATGGACTTCTACGGCGGCTGGAAGGGCGACGTCGGCGGCGGATTCACGCTGGATGCCGGCGTGCTGCATTACTACTATCCGGGCTCCAGTTCCCCCAAGGGCGGCAACTACAACAACACCGACATCTACCTGGGCGCGTCCTACGGCAATTACAGCC contains the following coding sequences:
- the tsaD gene encoding tRNA (adenosine(37)-N6)-threonylcarbamoyltransferase complex transferase subunit TsaD, whose product is MIILGFESSCDETGVAAVCTERGLLAHALHTQIAMHQEYGGVVPELASRDHIRRVVPLTRQVLEEAGLQMSDIGAVAYTAGPGLAGALLVGASVAQSFAWSRHLPAIGIHHLEGHLLSPMLADPRPDFPFIALLVSGGHTQLMRVDGVGRYELLGETLDDAAGEAFDKSAKLMGLGYPGGPALARLAGSGDASRFELPRPMLHSGDLDFSFSGLKTAVLTRVKAAEQAGGLDDQARADLAAATQGAIVDVLAAKAIRALKQTGLRRLVVAGGVGANQLLRAKLDAALKPLKARAYFPPLELCTDNGAMIAFAAAERVKAGLVRLDPDAHSFTVKPRWDLADIA
- the plsY gene encoding glycerol-3-phosphate 1-O-acyltransferase PlsY, whose amino-acid sequence is MAITEPSLAFTAALVLLAYLIGSVPFAVVVSKLMGLQDPRSYGSKNPGATNVLRTGNKTAAALTLLGDAAKGWFAIWLAEQLAPGIAPVALALVALAAFVGHLYPVFLGFKGGKGVATALGVLVAIQPWLAVATAATWLIIAVFFRYSSLASLVAAFFAPVYYVFGSGLAWHAQPPMAVALAVIGVLLFYRHRANITRLIQGTESRIGGGKKK
- the surE gene encoding 5'/3'-nucleotidase SurE, which translates into the protein MRILVSNDDGYSAPGLEALVAALQGLGDLTVVAPETNHSGASNSLTLNRPLSVRTASNGFIAVNGTPSDCVHVALTGLMDTRPDLVVSGINNGANMGDDTLYSGTVAAASEGYLFGIPAIAFSLAEKGWEHIDSAARAARVVVERHLAQPLAAPVLLNVNIPSRRFEDMHGFAVTRLGKRHPSQPVVRTTTPYGDTVYWIGPVGLAADATPGTDFHAVEQGTVSVTPLRLDLTQHSQLDEIRTWAEPLCVNA
- a CDS encoding protein-L-isoaspartate(D-aspartate) O-methyltransferase, with translation MRKRISQPDVSQAASGRSSSVRHDSGRLSPGITPANSNTRVSAATLQRQAQAPQPASGGNLGLNSERLRQAMVQRLRSQGITDERVLNAMSVVPRHLFVDEALASRAYEDAALPIGHSQTISQPWVVARMIAAACEDRTPTRVLEVGAGCGYQAAVLAQFVRDVHTIERIRGLYELAREHLRALRLTTRIRLIHGDGTLGLPGVAPFDAIVVAAAGLSIPQALLTQLAPGGRLIAPEGGSNQRLVLIERTGAASWKRTELEAVRFVPLRSGIQS
- a CDS encoding peptidoglycan DD-metalloendopeptidase family protein, whose translation is MLNGQLQLTDMNMGASMTRLRRPLFVVGVLSLAILAGCASKGTRAPVVDMTGGQPASSAPSGSYVVKPGDTLYKIARANNADIENIKRWNNITDPNQISVGQVLKMSGGSGGGAQTAPVASAKPQPRPLDQPDTSVPATTSPDATPTPPPVPVETKPATRAADAGVINWAWPAGGQIVQGFNASSKGIDISGALGDPIIAAADGLVKYSGNGVRGLGNLIIVEHQNGFITAYAHNRAVLVKTGQTVKRGAKIAELGQSDTTSPRLHFEIRRQGTPVDPMQYLPPK
- a CDS encoding 3'-5' exonuclease; the protein is MTPTLVFDLETIPDAEGLRKLNGWGADVPDQEVVERALAARREAVGHDFLPLHLHKVAVVGCVFRDDQGFRVKTLGQPDDPEAALLAGFFKTIERYTPKLVSWNGSGFDLPVLHYRSLIQGVPAPRYWDMGEEDRDFKFNNYIARYHTRHLDLMDVLAKYNGRANAPLDELAKLCGFPGKLGMDGSKVWEAWSQGRADEVRAYCETDVVNTWLVYCRFRFLRGELDRTSYDAEIALVRDTLSASDAPHWKEYLAAWDAN
- a CDS encoding TorF family putative porin, encoding MKKTLLALPLALAACFAATAQAEPTDLGGGFSLSGNATIVSDYRFRGYSQTDFRPAAQLGFDLTHSSGFYLGNWNSNVSSFVFTDGNLEMDFYGGWKGDVGGGFTLDAGVLHYYYPGSSSPKGGNYNNTDIYLGASYGNYSLKYSYTPSDFFSTPDSKGTWYLDGTATFDLGDGWGLLGHLGYQKLKNQTNMDGDSIGHYVDYKVGVTKDLKGWILGLAAVGATKDNWLPTKYGHPSGRIGAVFSVARAF